A single genomic interval of Fragaria vesca subsp. vesca chloroplast, complete genome harbors:
- the rpl2 gene encoding ribosomal protein L2 yields MAIHLYKTSTPSTRNGAVDSQVKSNPRNNLIYGQHRCSKGRNARGIITAGHRGGGHKRLYRKIDFRRNEKDIYGRIVTIEYDPNRNAYICLIHYGDGEKRYILHPRGAIIGDTIVSGTEVPIKMGNALPLTDMPLGTAIHNIEITLGKGGQLARAAGAVAKLIAKEGKSATLKLPSGEVRLISKNCSATVGQVGNVGVNQKSLGKAGSKCWLGKRPVVRGVVMNPVDHPHGGGEGRAPIGRKKPATPWGYPALGRRSRKRNKYSDNLILRRRSK; encoded by the exons ATGGCGATACATTTATACAAAACTTCTACCCCGAGCACACGCAATGGAGCCGTAGACAGTCAAGTGAAATCCAATCCACGAAATAATTTGATCTATGGACAGCATCGTTGTAGTAAAGGTCGTAATGCCAGAGGAATCATTACCGCAGGGCATAGAGGGGGAGGTCATAAGCGTCTATACCGTAAAATCGATTTTCGACGGAATGAAAAAGACATATATGGTAGAATCGTAACTATAGAATACGACCCTAATCGAAATGCATACATTTGTCTCATACACTATGGGGATGGTGAGAAAAGATATATTTTACATCCCAGAGGGGCTATAATTGGAGATACCATTGTTTCGGGTACAGAAGTTCCTATAAAAATGGGAAATGCCCTACCTTTG ACCGATATGCCCTTAGGCACGGCCATACATAACATAGAAATCACACTTGGAAAGGGTGGACAATTAGCTAGAGCAGCAGGTGCTGTAGCGAAACTGATTGCAAAAGAGGGGAAATCGGCCACATTAAAATTACCTTCTGGGGAGGTCCGTTTGATATCCAAAAACTGCTCAGCGACAGTCGGACAAGTGGGGAATGTTGGGGTGAACCAGAAAAGTTTGGGTAAAGCCGGATCGAAATGTTGGCTAGGTAAGCGTCCTGTAGTAAGAGGAGTAGTTATGAACCCTGTAGACCATCCCCATGGGGGTGGTGAAGGGAGGGCCCCAATTGGTAGAAAAAAACCCGCAACCCCTTGGGGTTATCCTGCACTTGGAAGAAGAAGTAGAAAAAGGAATAAATATAGTGATAATTTGATTCTTCGTCGCCGTAGTAAATAG
- the petD gene encoding cytochrome b6/f complex subunit IV produces the protein MGVTKKPDLNDPVLRAKLAKGMGHNYYGEPAWPNDLLYIFPVVILGTIACNVGLAVLEPSMIGEPADPFATPLEILPEWYFFPVFQILRTVPNKLLGVLLMVSVPAGLLTVPFLENVNKFQNPFRRPVATTVFLIGTVVALWLGIGATLPIDKSLTLGLF, from the exons ATGGGAGTG ACAAAAAAACCTGACTTGAACGATCCTGTGTTAAGAGCTAAATTGGCTAAAGGGATGGGTCATAATTATTATGGAGAGCCTGCATGGCCAAATGATCTTTTATATATTTTTCCAGTAGTAATTTTAGGTACTATTGCATGTAACGTAGGCTTAGCTGTTTTAGAACCATCAATGATTGGTGAACCCGCGGATCCGTTTGCAACTCCTTTGGAAATATTGCCTGAATGGTATTTCTTTCCCGTATTTCAAATACTTCGTACAGTGCCAAATAAGTTATTGGGTGTTCTTTTAATGGTTTCAGTACCCGCGGGATTATTAACAGTACCTTTTTTGGAGAATGTTAATAAATTCCAAAATCCATTTCGTCGTCCCGTAGCAACAACCGTTTTTTTGATTGGTACTGTAGTAGCTCTTTGGTTGGGTATTGGAGCAACACTACCTATTGATAAGTCCCTAACTTTAGGTCTTTTTTAA
- the petB gene encoding cytochrome b6 codes for MSLNKIYDWFEERLEIQAIADDITSKYVPPHVNIFYCLGGITLTCFLVQVATGFAMTFYYRPTVTEAFASVQYIMTEANFGWLIRSVHRWSASMMVLMMILHVFRVYLTGGFKKPRELTWVTGVVLGVLTASFGVTGYSLPWDQIGYWAVKIVTGVPDAIPVIGSPLVELLRGSASVGQSTLTRFYSLHTFVLPLLTAVFMLMHFLMIRKQGISGPL; via the coding sequence CTCAATAAAATCTATGATTGGTTCGAAGAACGTCTTGAGATTCAGGCAATTGCAGATGATATAACTAGTAAATATGTTCCTCCTCACGTCAACATATTTTATTGTCTAGGAGGAATTACGCTTACTTGTTTTTTAGTACAAGTAGCTACGGGGTTTGCTATGACTTTTTATTATCGTCCGACCGTTACAGAGGCTTTTGCTTCTGTTCAATATATAATGACTGAAGCGAACTTTGGTTGGTTAATCCGATCAGTTCATCGATGGTCGGCAAGTATGATGGTCCTAATGATGATTCTACACGTATTTCGTGTATATCTCACTGGGGGTTTTAAAAAACCCCGTGAATTGACGTGGGTTACAGGTGTGGTTCTGGGTGTATTGACCGCATCTTTTGGTGTAACTGGTTATTCCTTACCTTGGGACCAAATTGGTTATTGGGCAGTAAAAATTGTAACGGGCGTGCCTGATGCTATTCCTGTAATAGGATCGCCCCTGGTAGAGTTATTACGCGGAAGTGCTAGTGTGGGACAATCTACTTTGACCCGTTTTTATAGTTTACACACTTTTGTATTACCTCTTCTTACTGCCGTATTTATGTTAATGCACTTCCTAATGATACGTAAACAAGGTATTTCGGGCCCTTTATAA
- the rpl22 gene encoding ribosomal protein L22 encodes MEKKNRKPNQYTEVAASSQHICISAHKARRVIDQIRGRSYEETLMILELMPYRACYDILKLVYSAAANANHNKGLNETSLIISKAEVNEGTTVKKLKPRARGRGYPIRRSTCHITIVLKDISVDEQLERDKRKKQLRNI; translated from the coding sequence ATGGAGAAAAAGAACAGAAAGCCGAACCAATATACAGAAGTAGCCGCTTCAAGCCAACATATATGTATTTCTGCTCACAAAGCGAGAAGAGTAATTGATCAAATTCGTGGGCGTTCCTATGAAGAAACACTTATGATCCTAGAACTCATGCCTTATCGAGCATGTTATGACATTTTAAAATTGGTTTATTCGGCAGCAGCAAACGCTAATCACAATAAAGGTTTGAATGAAACAAGTTTAATCATTAGTAAAGCTGAAGTCAACGAGGGCACGACCGTGAAAAAATTAAAACCCCGAGCTCGAGGGCGGGGTTATCCGATAAGAAGATCGACCTGTCATATAACTATTGTGTTGAAAGATATATCTGTAGATGAACAACTAGAAAGAGATAAAAGGAAAAAGCAACTGAGGAATATTTAA
- the rps3 gene encoding ribosomal protein S3, giving the protein MGQKINPLGFRLGATQGHHSVWFAQPKNYSEDLQEDQKIRDCIKNYVQKNLKISSNVEGIARIEIQKRIDLIQVIIYMGFPKLLIEERTRKIEELQFNVQKELNCVNRKLNIAITKIVNPYSHPNILAEFIAGQLKNRVSFRKAMKKAIELTEQAGTKGIQVQIAGRIDGKEIARVEWIREGRVPLQTIRAKIDYCSYAVRTIYGVLGIKIWIFVDEE; this is encoded by the coding sequence ATGGGACAAAAAATAAATCCACTTGGTTTCAGACTTGGTGCAACTCAAGGTCATCATTCTGTTTGGTTTGCACAACCAAAGAATTATTCCGAAGATCTACAAGAAGATCAAAAAATACGAGATTGTATCAAAAATTATGTACAAAAAAATCTGAAAATATCCTCTAATGTCGAGGGAATTGCACGTATAGAGATTCAAAAAAGAATTGATTTGATTCAAGTCATAATCTATATGGGATTCCCCAAGTTATTAATAGAAGAAAGGACTCGCAAAATCGAAGAATTACAGTTCAATGTACAAAAAGAACTCAATTGTGTAAACCGAAAACTCAACATTGCTATTACAAAAATTGTAAACCCTTATAGCCACCCCAATATTCTTGCGGAATTTATAGCCGGGCAATTAAAAAATAGAGTTTCATTTCGCAAAGCAATGAAAAAAGCTATTGAATTAACTGAGCAGGCAGGTACAAAAGGAATTCAAGTACAAATAGCAGGGCGTATCGACGGAAAAGAAATTGCACGTGTCGAATGGATCAGAGAAGGTAGGGTTCCTCTACAAACCATTCGAGCCAAAATAGATTATTGTTCCTACGCAGTTCGAACTATCTACGGAGTATTAGGTATCAAAATTTGGATATTTGTAGACGAAGAATAA
- the rps8 gene encoding ribosomal protein S8, protein MSKDTIADIITSIRNADMNEKRTVRIPSTNITENIVKILLREGFIENVRKHQESRNFFLVLTLRHRRNRKGPYRTVLNLKRISRPGLRIYSNYQRIPRILGGMGIVILSTSRGIMTDREARIEGIGGEILCYIW, encoded by the coding sequence ATGAGTAAAGACACTATTGCTGACATAATAACCTCTATACGAAATGCTGACATGAATGAAAAAAGAACAGTTCGAATACCATCTACTAACATCACTGAAAATATTGTTAAAATCCTTTTACGAGAAGGTTTTATTGAAAACGTGAGAAAACATCAGGAAAGCCGTAATTTTTTTTTGGTTTTAACCCTACGACATAGGAGAAATAGGAAAGGACCGTATAGAACTGTTTTAAATTTAAAACGGATCAGCCGGCCCGGCCTACGAATCTATTCTAACTATCAACGAATTCCGAGAATTTTAGGCGGAATGGGAATTGTAATTCTTTCTACTTCTCGAGGGATAATGACAGACCGAGAGGCTCGAATAGAAGGAATCGGCGGGGAAATTTTGTGTTATATATGGTAA
- the rpoA gene encoding RNA polymerase alpha subunit → MVREKVTVSTRTLQWKCVESRADSKRLYYGRFILAPLMKGQADTIGIAMRRALLGEIEGTCITRAKSEKIPHEYSTFVGIQESVHEILMNLKEIVLRSNLYGTRNASICVKGPGYVTAQDIILPPSIEIVDNTQHIANLTEPINLCIELQIERNRGYRIKTPNNFQEGSYPIDAVFMPVRNANHSIHSYVNGNEKQEILFIEIWTNGSLTPKEALHEASRNLIDLFIPFLHAEEENLHFENNQHKVTLPLFTFHGKLANPKKIKKENTLKYIFIDQSELPPRVYNCLKRSNIHTLLDLLNNSQEDLMKIKHLRIEDVKHILNILEIKKHFE, encoded by the coding sequence ATGGTTCGAGAGAAAGTAACAGTATCTACTCGGACACTACAGTGGAAATGTGTTGAATCAAGAGCAGACAGTAAGCGTCTTTATTATGGACGCTTTATTCTGGCCCCACTTATGAAAGGCCAAGCCGATACAATAGGCATCGCGATGCGAAGAGCTTTACTCGGAGAAATAGAAGGAACATGTATTACACGTGCAAAATCTGAGAAAATACCACACGAATATTCTACCTTTGTAGGTATTCAAGAATCTGTACATGAAATTTTAATGAATTTGAAAGAAATTGTATTGAGAAGTAATCTGTATGGAACTCGTAACGCGTCTATTTGTGTCAAGGGTCCTGGATATGTAACTGCTCAAGACATTATTTTACCACCCTCTATAGAAATCGTTGATAATACACAGCATATAGCTAACCTAACAGAACCAATTAATTTGTGTATTGAATTACAAATCGAGAGGAATCGTGGATATCGTATAAAAACGCCAAATAACTTTCAAGAAGGTAGTTATCCTATAGATGCTGTATTCATGCCCGTTCGAAATGCGAATCATAGTATTCATTCTTATGTGAATGGGAATGAAAAACAAGAGATACTTTTTATCGAAATATGGACAAATGGAAGTTTAACTCCTAAAGAAGCACTTCATGAAGCCTCTCGGAATTTGATTGATTTATTTATTCCCTTTTTACATGCAGAAGAAGAAAACTTACATTTCGAAAACAATCAACACAAAGTTACTTTACCCCTTTTTACTTTTCATGGTAAATTGGCTAATCCAAAGAAAATTAAAAAAGAAAACACATTGAAATATATTTTTATTGACCAATCAGAATTGCCCCCCAGGGTCTATAATTGCCTCAAAAGGTCCAACATACATACATTATTGGACCTTTTGAATAACAGTCAAGAAGATCTTATGAAAATTAAACATTTGCGCATAGAAGATGTAAAACATATATTGAATATTCTAGAAATAAAAAAGCATTTCGAATAA
- the rpl23 gene encoding ribosomal protein L23 — MDGIKYAVFTDKSIRLLGKNQYTSNVESGSTRTEIKHWVELFFGVKVIAMNSHRLPGKGRRMGPTMGHTMHYRRMIITLQPGYSIPPLRKKRT; from the coding sequence ATGGATGGAATCAAATATGCAGTATTTACAGACAAAAGTATTCGGTTATTGGGGAAAAATCAATATACTTCTAATGTCGAATCAGGATCAACTAGGACAGAAATAAAGCATTGGGTCGAACTCTTCTTTGGTGTCAAGGTAATAGCTATGAATAGTCATCGACTCCCGGGAAAGGGTAGAAGAATGGGACCTACTATGGGACATACAATGCATTACAGACGTATGATCATTACGCTTCAACCGGGTTATTCTATTCCACCTCTTAGAAAGAAAAGAACTTAA
- the rpl16 gene encoding ribosomal protein L16, with protein sequence MLSNPKRTRFRKQHRGRMKGISYRGNRICFGRYALQALEPAWITSRQIEAGRRAMTRNARRGGKIWVRIFPDKPVTVRPTETRMGSGKGSPEYWVAVVKPGRILYEMSGVAENIARKAISIAASKMPIRTQFILSV encoded by the exons ATGCTTAGT AACCCCAAAAGAACCAGATTCCGTAAACAACATAGAGGAAGAATGAAAGGAATATCTTATCGAGGTAATCGTATTTGCTTTGGTAGATATGCTCTTCAAGCACTTGAACCCGCTTGGATCACGTCTAGACAAATAGAAGCGGGGCGGCGAGCAATGACACGAAATGCACGCCGCGGCGGAAAAATCTGGGTACGTATATTTCCAGACAAACCAGTTACAGTAAGACCTACAGAAACACGTATGGGTTCGGGGAAAGGATCTCCCGAATATTGGGTAGCTGTTGTTAAACCCGGCAGAATACTTTATGAAATGAGCGGAGTGGCAGAAAATATAGCCAGAAAGGCTATTTCAATAGCGGCATCAAAAATGCCTATACGAACTCAATTCATTCTTTCGGTATAG
- the rps11 gene encoding ribosomal protein S11 yields the protein MAKPIPKIGSRRNRRIGSRKNARRIPKGVIHVQASFNNTIVTVTDVRGRVISWSSAGTCGFKGTRRGTPFAAQTAAGNAIRTVVDQGMQRAEVMIKGPGLGRDAALRAIRRSGILLSFVRDVTPMPHNGCRPPKKRRV from the coding sequence ATGGCAAAACCTATACCAAAAATTGGTTCGCGTAGAAATAGACGTATTGGTTCACGTAAGAATGCGCGTAGAATACCAAAGGGAGTTATTCATGTTCAAGCAAGTTTCAACAATACCATTGTGACTGTTACAGATGTACGGGGTCGAGTAATTTCTTGGTCGTCTGCCGGTACTTGTGGATTCAAGGGTACAAGAAGAGGGACACCATTTGCCGCTCAAACCGCAGCGGGAAATGCTATTCGGACAGTGGTGGATCAAGGTATGCAACGAGCAGAAGTCATGATAAAGGGCCCGGGTCTCGGGAGAGATGCGGCATTAAGAGCTATTCGTAGAAGCGGCATACTATTAAGTTTCGTACGGGATGTAACCCCTATGCCACATAATGGCTGTAGGCCTCCCAAAAAAAGACGTGTGTAA
- the rpl14 gene encoding ribosomal protein L14 has protein sequence MIQPQTHLNVADNSGARELMCIRIIGASNRRYARIGDVIVAVIKEAVPNTPLERSEVIRAVIVRTCKELKRDNGMIIRYDDNAAVVIDQEGNPKGTRIFGAIPRELRQLNFTKIVSLAPEVL, from the coding sequence ATGATTCAGCCTCAAACCCATTTGAATGTAGCGGACAACAGCGGGGCCCGAGAATTGATGTGTATTCGAATCATAGGAGCTAGTAATCGACGATATGCTCGTATCGGTGACGTTATTGTTGCTGTAATCAAAGAAGCAGTACCAAATACACCTCTAGAAAGATCAGAAGTGATCCGAGCTGTAATTGTACGTACTTGTAAAGAACTCAAACGCGACAACGGTATGATAATACGATATGATGACAATGCTGCTGTTGTTATTGATCAAGAAGGGAATCCAAAGGGAACCCGAATTTTTGGCGCGATCCCCCGGGAATTAAGACAGTTAAATTTCACTAAAATCGTTTCATTAGCACCTGAAGTATTATAA
- the rps19 gene encoding ribosomal protein S19, with amino-acid sequence MTRSLKKNPFVANHLLRKINKLNTKAEKEIIITWSRASTIIPTMIGHTIAIHNGKEHLPIYITDRMVGHKLGEFSPTLNFRGHAKNDNRSRR; translated from the coding sequence GTGACACGTTCACTAAAAAAAAACCCTTTTGTAGCGAATCATTTATTAAGAAAAATAAATAAACTTAACACAAAAGCAGAAAAGGAAATAATAATAACTTGGTCTCGAGCGTCTACCATTATACCTACAATGATCGGGCATACTATTGCTATCCATAACGGAAAGGAGCATTTGCCTATTTATATAACAGATCGTATGGTAGGACATAAATTGGGAGAATTTTCACCGACTCTAAATTTCCGGGGGCATGCGAAAAATGATAATAGATCTCGGCGTTAA
- the rpl36 gene encoding ribosomal protein L36, which translates to MKIRASVRKICEKCRLIRRRGRIIVICSNPRHKQRQG; encoded by the coding sequence ATGAAAATAAGGGCCTCTGTTCGTAAAATTTGTGAAAAATGTCGATTAATACGTAGGCGGGGACGAATTATAGTAATTTGTTCCAACCCGAGACATAAACAAAGACAAGGATAA